The following proteins come from a genomic window of Dermacentor albipictus isolate Rhodes 1998 colony chromosome 8, USDA_Dalb.pri_finalv2, whole genome shotgun sequence:
- the LOC139046751 gene encoding putative nuclease HARBI1, translated as MWLCEQLSDDLAREREGLTVQDQVICALRFYATGGFQTAVGSEATVSLSQPSVSRCVRAVSEAIVRVGTEQRWVSFPRTRSEIALVKQGFLRSGNISDVVGCVDGTYIAIAGPDLPPAEKQTYWCRKGYYALNTMVVSTLYLMYS; from the coding sequence ATGTGGCTGTGCGAGCAGTTATCGGACGACCTGGCGCGCGAGAGAGAAGGGCTCACCGTTCAAGATCAGGTGATTTGCGCCCTTCGGTTTTATGCTACCGGTGGCTTCCAAACGGCTGTCGGTAGCGAAGCCACCGTATCGCTGTCCCAGCCGTCTGTCAGCCGCTGCGTTCGCGCGGTATCGGAAGCGATCGTCCGTGTCGGCACCGAACAGCGCTGGGTGTCGTTTCCGCGTACGAGATCGGAGATAGCGCTCGTCAAGCAAGGTTTCTTGCGGAGCGGCAACATCTCTGACGTCGTGGGATGCGTGGACGGCACCTACATCGCTATAGCCGGCCCGGACCTGCCCCCAGCCGAGAAGCAGACGTACTGGTGTCGGAAGGGATACTACGCGCTGAACACCATGGTGGTAAGCACGCTCTACCTAATGTACTCATGA